One window from the genome of Cricetulus griseus strain 17A/GY chromosome 2, alternate assembly CriGri-PICRH-1.0, whole genome shotgun sequence encodes:
- the Ifnb1 gene encoding interferon beta, whose amino-acid sequence MINRWILQAAFLLWFLPIALSINYKELELKQRKCNSECLEVLRQLHGPLCLNHRMDFKIPMEVKHPGQMEKRNVALIIEEMLQNIFIVFNSNYSSTGWNKTIVESFLDKLYKQIDFLKKILKEMPKNESLTTRDSTIPRLKSYYERMQRYLEDNGHSSCAWMVTQAEVLRNFMFIKRLTRIF is encoded by the coding sequence ATGATCAACAGGTGGATCCTCCAAGCTGCATTTCTGCTGTGGTTTCTCCCCATAGCCCTGTCCATCAACTACAAGGAGCTTGAGCTCAAGCAAAGGAAGTGCAACTCAGAGTGTCTGGAGGTCCTGAGACAGCTGCATGGACCGCTCTGCCTCAACCACAGAATGGACTTCAAGATCCCTATGGAGGTGAAGCACCCAGGACAGATGGAGAAGAGAAACGTTGCCTTGATCATCGAAGAGATGCTCCAGAATATCTTTATTGTCTTCAACAGCAATTACTCAAGCACTGGTTGGAATAAGACCATCGTTGAAAGCTTCTTGGATAAGCTTTATAAGCAGATAGACTTTCTGAAGAAAATCCTAAAGGAAATGCCAAAGAATGAAAGTTTGACTACAAGGGACTCAACTATTCCACGCTTGAAGAGCTATTACGAGAGGATGCAAAGGTACCTTGAAGACAACGGGCACAGCAGCTGCGCCTGGATGGTGACCCAAGCAGAAGTCTTAAGGAACTTTATGTTCATCAAAAGGCTCACTAGGATCTTCTAG